From a region of the Pseudomonadales bacterium genome:
- the rpoH gene encoding RNA polymerase sigma factor RpoH, which yields MSRELQPMLALSPGGNINAYIQAVNAFPILSAERERDLAEALYYRDELTAARELVLAHLRFVVHIARSYSGYGLPLADLVQEGNVGLMKAVRRFNPEKGVRLVSFAVHWIKAEMHEYILRNWRIVKVATTKAQRKLFFNLRSVKKSLGWLNNDEAAAVARDLGVEVAEVRRMEGRLSAADVAFDADTDEDDETARFAPVHYLEDRRFDPQRVLEDSDWEASSHEQLAHAVATLDERSREIVQRRWLVEDKATLHELAARFGVSAERIRQLEQAALGKLRAAMSA from the coding sequence ATGAGCAGGGAATTGCAGCCGATGCTGGCGCTGAGCCCGGGCGGCAACATCAACGCGTACATCCAGGCGGTGAACGCGTTTCCGATACTGAGCGCAGAGCGTGAGCGCGATCTCGCCGAAGCGCTGTATTACCGCGACGAGCTGACGGCGGCTCGTGAGTTGGTGCTTGCTCACCTGCGGTTTGTCGTCCATATCGCACGTTCGTATTCAGGCTATGGCCTGCCGCTGGCGGATCTGGTGCAGGAAGGCAACGTCGGGTTGATGAAGGCCGTGCGTCGCTTCAATCCGGAAAAGGGCGTGCGGCTCGTGTCTTTTGCGGTGCACTGGATCAAGGCCGAGATGCACGAATACATCCTGCGCAACTGGCGGATCGTGAAGGTCGCCACGACCAAGGCGCAGCGCAAGCTGTTCTTCAATCTGCGCAGCGTGAAGAAGAGCCTCGGCTGGCTGAACAACGATGAGGCAGCGGCGGTGGCGCGTGATCTTGGCGTCGAGGTTGCGGAAGTGCGCCGCATGGAAGGACGGCTGAGTGCGGCTGATGTCGCTTTCGATGCCGACACGGATGAAGACGACGAAACGGCCCGGTTCGCGCCGGTACACTACCTCGAGGATCGGCGTTTCGATCCCCAGCGGGTACTCGAGGACAGCGACTGGGAGGCGAGCAGCCATGAGCAGCTCGCGCACGCTGTCGCGACGCTCGACGAGCGCAGCCGCGAGATCGTGCAGCGGCGCTGGCTGGTCGAGGACAAGGCCACCCTGCATGAGCTGGCCGCCCGCTTCGGAGTGTCCGCCGAGCGTATCCGTCAGCTCGAGCAGGCCGCACTCGGCAAGCTGCGTGCTGCGATGAGTGCGTGA